The genomic DNA TTCGTCACCGTTCGGTGACGAACTAACCCGACCAAAGGGAGTGCTCTAGGATTCAAAAAGATAGCCTCTTAGCGCTTTTTGTTTGAAGATTATCTTTTTGAATCCGGTATCATTCCGCGGGTTTTGCCAATCTACCCTGGCGCAACTGGGAACCCGAAAGCCAGGGCAAATCAAGAAAAATTCTGTTCAGGCGGCCCCGACGAAGGGGCGATGTGCTCGAGCACAACCCGCACCACCCCATCCAGGTCGAGGTGGCTAGTGTCGAGGATGATGGCATCCCTGGCGGGCGCACTCTGTTTTTTGTCGGCCTCGTCGCGCCGCATGATCTCGGCCAGCACGGTGTCGAAGGCAGCACCGCGTTCGGGGACGCGGCGCATGGCGCGCACTAGGGGGTTGGCGGTGAGGTAGAACTTGTAGCGGGCCTGGGGAAACACCGTGCTGCCCATGTCGCGCCCATCTACCACGAAGGGGGGCGGAATCTGGCGCAGCACCTGATTGACGTACTCGCGGATGGCCGGGCGCACCGCTACCGCAGAGACGATCTGGTCTACCTCGAGGCTGTGCAAAGCCTGGCTCACCTCGTGCCCGTCGAGGTAAACCAGGTTCTGGGTGGGGGTGGCCTTTAGCTCGAGGCGGTGCTTTTCCAGCCGATGCTCAATCTCCTCGGCAGAGGCATTCTCGAGCAAGCACATCAGGGCCACGGCCCGGTACAGCAGGCCGCTGGAGATGTAGGGAATGCCCAGGCGCTGGGCTACCAGCTTGGCTACGCTGGTTTTGCCCGAGGCGGAAGGGCCGTCTATGGTGATGATCTCGTTCATATTCGAGCAGGGGATTCCTAGCGAGGGCTGCGGCCTTTTGTGGGCCATGCGGTTCGGCACAGCCGAGCGCTGCGAGAGGGGTTTTATCGAAACGCAACTGCTTCCGGCTATTCCCGGCCAGCCAGGCGATCTAAGTCCTGCCAGAAGCTGGGAAAGCTGATACTGGCCCACTCGGCGTCCTGCACCGTGACCCCTTTGGGCAGACCACACACCGCAAAGGCCATGGCGATGCGGTGGTCGTGGAAGGGTTCGACCACCCCGCCCCCGGCCACGCTTCCCCCGCGAATCCTAAGCCAGTCGGGGCCCATCTCGACCGGCACCCCCAGGTTTTGCAGGTTTTTGGCGATGGCCGCCAGGCGGTCGGACTCCTTGACCCGGAGTTCCTCGAGGCCCGGAATATAGGTCTCGCCCTCGGCCCAGGCCGCCGCAGCCGCCAGGATGGGCACTTCGTCCACCATCAGGGGAATCAGTTTGGGGTCTACCGCCACCCCTTTGAGCGCCGAGGAGCGGGCCCGGATCCAGCCCACCGGCTCGCCGTCCTGCCCCTCGGTGACTTCCCAGCTCAGGTCGGCCCCCATCGCTTTGAGCACCGTAAGCAGCCCGGTGCGGGTGGGGTTCAGGCCCACCCCCTCGAGGGTGATCTCGGAATCGGGGGTGATGAGGGCGGCCACAATAAAGAAGGCCGCGCTGCTGAAATCGCCCGGAACGGTCAGGTCTTTGGCGGCGAAGGGTTCGGCCCGGCGGGTGCGAATCAGGTTGCCCTCGAGCTCGAGGGGCAGGCCGTAGTGCCTAAAGACCCGCTCGGTATGGTCGCGGGTGGGGGCGGGCTCCACCACTTCGGTGTCCTCTTCGGCAAAGAGCCCTGCCAGCAAAATGGCGCTTTTGACCTGGGCGCTGGCCACCGGCAGCTCGTAGTGGATACCCCGCAGCCCGCCGCCCCGGATGGCCAGCGGAGCCAGCTTGCTGTTTTCGCGGCCTTCGATGCGCGCGCCCATTTGGCGCAATGGGATGGTAACCCGATCCATGGGTCGCCGCCGCAGCGAGGCATCGCCGGTGAGCACCGCAAAGATTTCCTGCCCCGACAAGAGCCCTGCCACCAGCCGCATCAGGGTGCCGGCGTTGCCACAGTCCAGAATGTCGTCGGGTTCCTTGAGCCGCAGGCCCGCCCCCTTGATGCGAAAATGCTCGCCCTGCTCGGTAATCTCGGCCCCCAACTGGCGCATCACCTGGGCGGTGGAGAGGGTGTCGCCCGCCTTAAGCGGGTAGTAGAGGGTGCTTTCGCCCTGGGCCAGCGCACCCAGCATAAGCCCCCGGTGCGTGACCGACTTATCGCCGGGAACGCGCAGGGTGCCTTTGAG from Meiothermus cerbereus DSM 11376 includes the following:
- the aroA gene encoding 3-phosphoshikimate 1-carboxyvinyltransferase, with amino-acid sequence MERLISPTHSLKGTLRVPGDKSVTHRGLMLGALAQGESTLYYPLKAGDTLSTAQVMRQLGAEITEQGEHFRIKGAGLRLKEPDDILDCGNAGTLMRLVAGLLSGQEIFAVLTGDASLRRRPMDRVTIPLRQMGARIEGRENSKLAPLAIRGGGLRGIHYELPVASAQVKSAILLAGLFAEEDTEVVEPAPTRDHTERVFRHYGLPLELEGNLIRTRRAEPFAAKDLTVPGDFSSAAFFIVAALITPDSEITLEGVGLNPTRTGLLTVLKAMGADLSWEVTEGQDGEPVGWIRARSSALKGVAVDPKLIPLMVDEVPILAAAAAWAEGETYIPGLEELRVKESDRLAAIAKNLQNLGVPVEMGPDWLRIRGGSVAGGGVVEPFHDHRIAMAFAVCGLPKGVTVQDAEWASISFPSFWQDLDRLAGRE
- the cmk gene encoding (d)CMP kinase, which codes for MNEIITIDGPSASGKTSVAKLVAQRLGIPYISSGLLYRAVALMCLLENASAEEIEHRLEKHRLELKATPTQNLVYLDGHEVSQALHSLEVDQIVSAVAVRPAIREYVNQVLRQIPPPFVVDGRDMGSTVFPQARYKFYLTANPLVRAMRRVPERGAAFDTVLAEIMRRDEADKKQSAPARDAIILDTSHLDLDGVVRVVLEHIAPSSGPPEQNFS